The proteins below come from a single Yamadazyma tenuis chromosome 5, complete sequence genomic window:
- the RBG2 gene encoding Ribosome-interacting GTPase 2 (COG:T; EggNog:ENOG503NU94): protein MGVLEKIAQIQDEMARTQKNKATEYHLGLLKGKLAKLRRELLEPQPGQGSGGGGQGFEIAKAGDARVSLIGFPSVGKSSFLSKVTNTKSEAANYEFTTLTSVGGLLHYNGAEIQIVDLPGIIKAAAQGKGRGRQVIAVGRTSDLILMVLDSTRGDEQRKILENELETMGIRLNKEKPNISLKIKSSGGVKMNSINPPVHLNEKIVSGLLKEYKIHNADVLIKDENVTIDDFIDIINESHVTYIKCLYVYNKIDVTSLEECDRLARQPNTVVMSCEIDLGIEDLKEEIWRQLGLIRLYTKRRGIAPNFNDPMVVRNNSSIQSVCDAIHRDMRNQFKFALVWGSSSKHSPQKCGLTHIVHDEDVVQIVTK, encoded by the coding sequence ATGGGTGTGTTAGAGAAGATCGCGCAGATTCAAGATGAAATGGCTCGAACCCAGAAGAATAAGGCTACAGAGTATCATCTTGGTCTTTTGAAGGGGAAATTAGCCAAGCTCCGTCGTGAATTACTTGAACCTCAACCCGGTCAAGGatctggtggtggaggtcaAGGATTCGAAATAGCTAAGGCTGGGGATGCTAGGGTTTCATTAATTGGGTTCCCATCTGTCGGTAAATCATCTTTCTTGTCCAAAGTGACCAATACGAAATCTGAAGCGGCCAATTATGAGTTCACAACGTTGACATCAGTTGGAGGATTACTTCATTATAATGGTGCCGAAATTCAAATTGTCGATTTGCCCGGAATCATAAAAGCAGCTGCCCAAGGTAAAGGTAGAGGTAGACAGGTTATTGCAGTTGGAAGAACATCGGACTTAATCTTAATGGTCTTGGATTCTACCAGAGGAGATGAACAGAGAAAGATTTTAGAGAACGAATTGGAAACAATGGGAATAAGGTTGAATAAGGAGAAGCCCAACATATCGTTGAAAATAAAGAGTTCTGGAGGAGTCAAAATGAACTCCATAAATCCGCCTGTTCATCTAAATGAAAAAATCGTCTCTGGTTTATTAAAGGAATACAAGATTCACAATGCTGATGTGTTAATAAAGGATGAAAATGTGACTATCGATGACTTCATTGACATCATCAATGAGCTGCATGTCACCTACATCAAATGTTTATACGTGTACAATAAGATCGATGTTACATCTCTTGAAGAGTGTGATCGATTAGCTAGACAACCCAATACAGTGGTTATGTCTTGTGAAATAGACTTGGGAATCGaggatttgaaagaagaaatatgGAGGCAATTGGGCCTTATAAGGTTATacacaaaaagaagaggtATAGCTCCTAACTTTAATGACCCGATGGTTGTTAGgaacaattcttcaattcaaagTGTTTGTGATGCAATTCATCGAGACATGAGAAACCAGTTCAAATTTGCCCTTGTTTGGGGATCTTCCTCTAAGCACTCACCACAAAAGTGTGGTTTGACTCACATAGTtcatgatgaagatgttgttcaaatagTCACCAAATAG
- the MRPS16 gene encoding mitochondrial 37S ribosomal protein bS16m (EggNog:ENOG503P541; COG:J; BUSCO:EOG092652YI): protein MTFKAPIKIRLARFGRRHQPLYNIVVSNRSQARDRVPLEVLGTFNPVPIPLTPAEAAKGEKPYKHIELDFDRAKYWLGVGADVSDRVGFLFKRAGLLPEQWPNPNKLTQQVSKQVLREHDTVLEEPKELYRKR, encoded by the coding sequence ATGACATTCAAAGCACCAATAAAGATAAGGTTGGCCCGTTTTGGGAGAAGACATCAACCCTTATACAACATAGTGGTGCTGAATAGATCGCAAGCACGTGACAGAGTCCCCTTGGAAGTTCTTGGAACCTTCAATCCAGTGCCCATTCCTTTGACACCAGCCGAAGCGGCCAAAGGTGAAAAACCATACAAGCACATAGAGTTGGACTTTGATAGGGCCAAATACTGGTTGGGTGTTGGTGCTGATGTGAGTGATAGAGTTGggttcttgttcaagagaGCAGGCTTGTTACCAGAGCAGTGGCCAAATCCTAACAAGTTAACTCAACAAGTATCTAAACAAGTTTTGAGAGAACATGACAcagttttggaagaaccaAAGGAGTTATACAGAAAGAGATGA
- the RRP12 gene encoding pre-rRNA processing protein (EggNog:ENOG503NZ15; COG:S; BUSCO:EOG092608AV), with protein sequence MATNNPDGGHSDELFEMENKLSKIRSQVNSKLDNQKHLAVILSAVEENLQDQKTEKTPVAYFVSFCSLLDQSISNDFIVDQGLATASSYFLDIVLPFTAKPLLVSKFGDILAKLAVPITSSDAEAPLVRSTIGALESLLLAQDYQRWTSNDSISPQRAMAGLLELTMDHRPKVRRRAQEAVSSILKNPPTSPNPMHPASTLCGKIALERLASILESNKSKHNKEVNAQIIHCLQLISSVTSSGSWPAKQIMPLCDVLLEVSKTNDQFIVSSAFSAFEGLFQSMNNVVNLERFSQVLDVIFDLKPAVNDLHLAASWLAVVAKASECFAALDASVYITKFSNIFHQVAAFLSSESKDIYSSASHCLTAITAAIPDEYLLQPSKQNGISPEVYESMDDLISGLADTIEKDLLTIKHQHAFKEILEFINESILKLRSRANPDLLGIVETIGDWRTTESEDFSHNKEAEDVLASAISVMGPEVVLGVLPLNLNSTTSPGRAWLLPLLRDNVRFANLGFYISEILPLVEFFQEKISNLNKDSVNVKIFQTIIDQIWSLLPPFCDLPKDLTVAFTDSFASQLTEVLYSNVESRANICNALRTLAESYITYSDEELSKDLLAQEELSIEQATVGLEYLASKASNVLSVLFNIFSSTSPDSRGFILETIDIYLMIVPKDELENTFNKVCGLLKNAMDEESTETQTKKKNTPSLSITMMDLIVAMAKYVPSSSHTALFSIFSSTISSKNPLMQKRSYRILTKLGEVSEGQNSIKQFANDIANVIISTIDDTQSSARATRLGAVNDLIEILPNDFLHFIPAVLQEIIMCTKDANERTRSLSYQVLIRMGEKMEQGGVISNSKVPGFDPATPDSEANLTEFFTMVSGGLAAQSPHMVSATITAVSCLVFEFKDKLPTDVLVELCSTVELFLTHNSREIAKSTIGFVKVEVLSLPEELVKANLGELLSKLMRWSHQHTGHFKVKVKHIVERLIRKFGYDEVEQAIPEEDRKLVANIKKTRTRAKRKQKEDGTGASEKQGKKFVSAYEEALYDSDVSDNDDSEDEVDTQRNKKSSQFIMESRDSPLDLLDRQAFAKISSSKPRKEVKRNYSERAETKNGKFVFNEKATSDPLSNKGSGIDAYLDAVKQGPIRGQKNRMKFKKDNADDDWSDDDEPPQETHHRPSKNDKFKGNARISKPKPKQKFKAKKKL encoded by the coding sequence ATGGCCACAAACAACCCCGATGGAGGCCACTCTGATGAGTTATTTGAAATGGAAAATAAACTCTCAAAGATCAGAAGTCAAGTGAATTCCAAGTTAGACAACCAAAAGCACTTAGCCGTGATTCTTTCTGCAGTTGAAGAGAACCTACAGGATCAAAAAACTGAAAAGACACCAGTGGCTTATTTTGTTTCATTTTGTTCCTTGTTAGATCAAAGTATTCTGAATGATTTCATTGTGGATCAAGGCTTAGCTACTGCTTCATCCTACTTCTTGGACATTGTTTTACCTTTCACCGCCAAACCACTCTTGGTATCCAAGTTTGGAGATATTTTAGCCAAATTGGCAGTTCCCATTACAAGTTCAGATGCTGAAGCCCCGTTAGTGAGGTCGACAATTGGTGCTTTAGAAAGCTTGTTATTGGCCCAAGATTACCAAAGATGGACATCTAACGATAGCATATCACCTCAAAGAGCCATGGCTGGGTTGTTAGAATTGACCATGGACCACAGACCTAAggtaagaagaagagctcAAGAGGCTGTCTCCAGTATTTTAAAAAATcctccaacatcaccaaatccaatGCACCCGGCTTCTACTTTGTGTGGTAAAATAGCATTGGAAAGACTTGCATCTATTTTGGAatccaacaaatccaagCACAATAAAGAAGTAAATGCACAAATAATCCACTGTTTGCAATTGATTTCATCTGTCACCTCATCCGGGTCTTGGCCAGCTAAACAAATTATGCCATTGTGTGAcgtgttgttggaagtgTCTAAGACCAATGATCAATTCATTGTTTCTTCTGCATTCTCAGCCTTTGAAGGGTTGTTCCAGTCCATGAATAATGTTGTTAACCTTGAAAGATTTTCACAAGTACTCGATGTAATATTTGATTTGAAGCCAGCTGTGAATGATTTGCATTTGGCTGCTTCTTGGTTGGCAGTAGTGGCTAAAGCCAGTGAATGTTTTGCTGCTTTGGATGCCTCTGTATACATAaccaagttttccaacatCTTTCATCAGGTTGCAGCTTTCCTTTCATCTGAGTCCAAAGATATTTACTCTTCTGCATCTCATTGTTTGACCGCGATCACGGCTGCAATCCCAGATGAATACTTACTTCAACCATCTAAACAAAATGGAATTTCTCCAGAAGTATATGAGAGTATGGATGATCTTATTTCAGGATTAGCTGACACTATCGAAAAGGACTTATTGACTatcaaacaccaacatgCTTTCAAAGAGATTTTGGAGTTCATTAACGAGTCTATTCTTAAATTAAGATCTCGTGCAAACCCTGATTTGTTAGGAATTGTCGAAACAATCGGTGACTGGCGTACAACTGAAAGTGAAGACTTCTCTCATAACAAAGAAGCCGAGGATGTTTTGGCCTCAGCCATTTCTGTGATGGGCCCAGAAGTGGTGTTGGGAGTTTTAcctttgaatttgaataGTACTACCAGTCCCGGAAGGGCTTGGCTTTTACCTCTCTTAAGGGACAATGTTCGCTTTGCTAACTTGGGATTTTACATTTCAGAAATTTTACCTCTAGTTgaattttttcaagaaaagaTCTCCAACTTAAATAAAGATTCGGTTAATGtcaaaatcttccaaaCTATTATCGATCAAATCTGGTCGTTGTTGCCACCATTCTGTGATTTACCAAAGGACTTGACTGTGGCCTTCACCGATAGCTTTGCTTCCCAATTAACTGAAGTTTTGTACAGCAATGTCGAGTCAAGAGCTAATATCTGCAATGCTTTAAGAACATTGGCAGAATCTTACATTACGTATAGTGATGAGGAATTGAGTAAGGACTTGTTGgcacaagaagaattgagtATTGAACAAGCGACAGTAGGTTTGGAATATTTGGCATCTAAAGCTTCCAATGTTCTCTCTGTCTTATTTAATATTTTcagttcaacttctccagaCAGCCGTGGCTTTATTCTTGAGACAATCGACATTTATTTGATGATTGTGCCAAAggatgagttggaaaatACTTTTAACAAAGTCTGTGGGCTCCTCAAGAACGCTATGGATGAAGAATCGACGGAGACACAAACGAAGAAAAAGAATACTCCAAGTTTGAGTATCACTATGATGGATTTGATTGTGGCAATGGCCAAGTATGTTCCATCGTCTTCACATACTGCTCTTTTCTCCATCTTTTCATCGACTATTTCAAGTAAGAATCCTTTAATGCAGAAGAGATCTTACAGaatcttgaccaagttggGAGAAGTCTCAGAAGGGCAAAATTCCATTAAGCAATTTGCAAATGATATTGCCAATGTGATTATCTCTACAATCGATGATACCCAAAGTTCTGCAAGAGCTACTAGACTAGGAGCTGTGAATGACCTTATTGAAATTTTGCCAAACGACTTTTTGCATTTTATTCCTGCTGTTTTGCAAGAAATTATTATGTGCACAAAGGATGCTAACGAAAGAACTCGTAGTTTATCATACCAGGTTTTGATTAGGATGGGTGAAAAGATGGAACAAGGTGGCGtcatttccaactccaaggtTCCAGGTTTTGATCCAGCTACTCCAGACTCAGAAGCAAACTTAACCGAGTTCTTCACAATGGTCAGTGGTGGTCTTGCTGCTCAATCACCTCATATGGTTTCTGCCACAATCACTGCTGTGTCTTGTTTGGTTTTCGAGTTCAAAGACAAATTACCAACTGATGTTTTAGTTGAGTTATGTTCCACCGTTGAGTTATTTTTGACCCACAATTCTAGAGAAATCGCCAAATCCACAATTGGCTTTGTCAAGGTCGAAGTTCTTTCATTACctgaagagttggtgaaggcTAATTTGGGTGAATTATTGTCTAAATTAATGAGATGGTCTCACCAACATACCGGGCACTTTAAAGTTAAAGTGAAACACATCGTGGAAAGATTAATCAGGAAGTTTGGCTACGATGAAGTAGAACAAGCAATTCCCGAGGAGGATAGAAAGTTGGTTGCCAATATCAAGAAAACCAGAACCAGAGCCAAGAGAAAACAAAAGGAAGATGGTACTGGAGCCTCAGAAAAGCAAGGCAAGAAGTTTGTCTCGGCTTATGAAGAAGCATTATATGATTCAGATGTTAGTGACAATGATGATctggaagatgaagtcGATACCCAACGGAACAAGAAGTCCAGCCAATTTATTATGGAAAGTAGAGATTCTCCATTGGATTTATTGGACCGTCAAGCGTTTGCTAAGATTTCCTCTTCCAAACCTAGGAAAGAGGTTAAGAGAAACTATTCTGAAAGGGCTGAGACCAAGAATGGGAAGTTTGTGTTCAATGAGAAGGCAACTTCTGATCCCTTGTCGAATAAAGGTTCAGGTATTGATGCATATTTGGATGCCGTTAAACAGGGTCCTATAAGAGGACAAAAGAACAGaatgaagttcaagaaggatAATGCTGATGATGACTGGTCGGACGATGATGAGCCTCCACAAGAAACACACCACAGACCTTCTAAGAACGATAAGTTCAAAGGGAATGCCAGAATATCAAAGCCTAAGCCCAAGCAAAAATTCAAAGCCAAAAAGAAGCTTTGA
- the RPP0 gene encoding 60S ribosomal protein uL10 (COG:J; BUSCO:EOG09264G1I; EggNog:ENOG503NWY4) has product MGGTREKKAEYFSKLRELLEEYKSIFVVGVDNVSSQQMHEIRKALRSDATVLMGKNTMVRRAIRGFLAELPEYEKLLPFVKGNVGFIFTNADLKTIRDVVTSNVVAAPARAGAVAPFDVWVPAGNTGMEPGKTSFFQALGVPTKIARGTIEIVSDVKVVEANQKVGPSEASLLNMLNISPFTYGMTVVQVYDNGQVFPSDILDITDDELVSHFVSAINVIASISLAVGYPTIPSVGHSVVNHYKNVLALSIATDYTFEGSESIKDRLANPDAYAAAAPAAAAAASGSSDAPAAEEAAEEEEESDDDMGFGLFD; this is encoded by the coding sequence ATGGGTGGTACTCGTGAAAAGAAAGCTGAATACTTCAGcaagttgagagaattATTGGAAGAATACAAGTCCATCTtcgttgttggtgttgataaTGTTTCTTCCCAACAGATGCACGAAATCAGAAAGGCTTTGAGAAGTGATGCTACTGTTTTGATGGGTAAGAACACCATGGTCAGAAGAGCTATCAGAGGATTCTTGGCTGAATTGCCAGAATACGAAAAGTTGTTGCCTTTCGTTAAGGGTAACGTTggtttcatcttcaccaacgCTGACTTGAAGACCATCAGAGATGTTGTTACTTCTAACGTCGTTGCTGCTCCTGCCAGAGCTGGTGCTGTTGCTCCATTTGATGTCTGGGTCCCAGCCGGTAACACCGGTATGGAGCCAGGTAAGACCTCTTTCTTCCAAGCCTTGGGTGTTCCAACCAAGATTGCCAGAGGTACCATTGAAATTGTTTCCGATGTTaaggttgttgaagctAACCAAAAGGTTGGTCCTTCTGAAGcttccttgttgaacatgtTGAACATCTCTCCTTTCACCTATGGTATGactgttgttcaagtttacGACAATGGACAGGTTTTCCCATCCGACATTTTGGATATTACCGACGATGAATTGGTCAGCCACTTTGTTTCTGCCATTAACGTCATTGCTTCCATCTCCTTGGCTGTTGGTTACCCAACCATCCCATCTGTTGGACACTCCGTCGTGAACCACTACAAGAACGTCTTGGCTTTGTCTATTGCCACTGACTACACTTTCGAAGGTTCCGAATCCATCAAGGACAGATTGGCTAACCCAGATGCTtatgctgctgctgctcctgctgctgctgctgctgcttctggttcttctgaCGCCCcagctgctgaagaagctgctgaagaagaagaagaatctgaCGATGACATGGGTTTCGGTTTGTTCGATTAA